In the genome of Arachis stenosperma cultivar V10309 chromosome 2, arast.V10309.gnm1.PFL2, whole genome shotgun sequence, the window TGTGCTATAATTAATCTAACTTTTGAATTAAGCCTCATGTTATTTGTTCTACAAATTCTAGGTTGACGAATCATCTAAATTTCTGCTCTAGACTAAACCTAAATTGCTGGATTCCTTATCTTGTGGTCTGCAGGATTATATACATCGTGTAGGAAGGACTGCTCGTGCAGGGCGTTCTGGGGTTGCAATTTCCCTTGTGAACCAATATGAGCTGGAGTGGTACATTCAAATAGAGAAGCTTATAGGTGAGAGTAGTAGTATATTCTTTAACATGTATTGTTAAGGCTGGGAACATTTTCTAAAGTCGTCAATGCAACTAATATTTCAGGCAAGAAGCTACCAGAATATCCTgcacaagaagaggaagttctACTTTTGGAAGAGCGGGTTAGCGAGGCCTAACGATTATCAGTAATGGTAATTTTGCATGCAAAactttgtttagtttttattttggGATATTCTCTCCGTCTCATATTTTCCGAGGGAACAAATTTGAGTTTACCCGAGTTCTAAGGGTTTCGGTAAACTGAGTTTGGTTACCTTGAATACCATTGATAGAAATCTGCATGTATAATGTGTATGTAAAGGTACATGAGCTTTGGATATAGTTTCTGACTTCTATGATGATGGGTATTGAAATCAGTTAATATATGTTTATATGATTGATTTAATGCATTTTTTCTCAAAACTTTATGTAGAAAATGAAGGAGGAAGCCATGGGGAAGAAGAAACGGAGAGGTGAATCAGACTATGACGAAGAAGATATTGACAAATACTTAGGTCTCAAGGATaagaaatcatccaaaaagTTTAGAAGATGAGACCTTACCACTGCAGTTTCGTTTTCAAGTAAACATCATATATGTATATGGCAATTTTGGTATTTTATTTAACATTACTTAGTCTATTGATGCTTTGGAGTTCCTGATGGAAGCTCTGACTTTTGTCTTCATTATTGCATATTTATAGAATTATGGTTGTTGGGACTTAGTAATATGGCTGAAGAGAAGCCTTGAAAAATTAATTACCTTGTATATTTTGCTAATTTTGCATCTAAGACAAAATATCTGACCAAAGGTGATTCTGCATCACAGataaatgacagaaaaaacTTGTGATAAATCACAGATTAAAGAAACATAATTTACCCACATTAATTCACACATTAAAAACCTTGTGATAAATGacagaaataaaattaaatctttttaagtAGTTGTGTTTATTTGTTATCAACTGTCCAAAAGTTCGTTGCCTTCGCAAATCTTCTATTAGCTATAACAACATTAATACTCTTTCTACATCCacaaaattttagtttttaaaaaatgtgtATATTGTTAGATTAAGCTATTTAGAAATCAGTTAAAAAGCATTCTAAAAATAGTTgtttttgatatatatatatttttaattcttaacaagaaaaatattgaattctaaaaaaaaaattactttctTAACAAATGCATGatacatcaaaataattaagatAACATTGTCCAatgtttattaatattattagatTTATTTAGGCTGTCACAAATTAAAACACTGAGAAACAGAATTCATATTCCATGCAACACGCAAAAGCAAATCCAATAAGCAGCACCTAAATATGCATTTTTCCCGTAACTAACTCTGATGATCATTTTCTATGATCCAAAATTTTCCCTTTGATTTCAACCGAGTTTCTTCTTCTTACGTCCAATTCAACAAAGtctaacaataacaacaataattcatGCAGTTCAAAACGTGACgctaaattcaaatttctttccTCACATTTTTTTCCCTTGAATTTAACATGTAACAAGAAAACCAAAGATATGTCTCTATTATAGTAATAATCATCATCAACTTCGGTTGATTTTGAAACCATTATTGTAGTGACTGTGTGAATTTAGAAGATTCcgattttttcctttttttttcttttcccattttttctttttctttttctttaccCGAGTCTTAAAGACCAAGACTTATCTTCGAATTTTGGCTGGCGGAAAGCTTAATAGTTAATTCAATTGTGTGTAAAATGGAAAGTTTGAGATTGAATAGTGATTGGATGTGGAAGAATTTTGATATTCTTTTTTGCTCttccaaaaatattatttgtacaatGATTGAAGTTGTTTGCATTAAACATTTTTAGTTAATAATAACTCATACAAATAGTCTGTAACTTACATATTAGAAGTTAAAAACTTTAAGCAAAATTGTAGCGactaaaagaacaagaagagaaaataaggcaaaaaataaaatgagtgAAACCAATACTATAATTGCTTTGGGGGAAAAAAGTTGTTAGGCAACTTTTAACTATTCAAATTACATTGttcatttaattatttatttttgtgaaTTTAGGTATTGAGTGATCCTCAAAAGAGGGTGATTTATGATCAGCAAGGAGAGGAAGGTTTGAAACATATGCCACCACCTGGGAATGAACCAACAAATGGATTTAACCCAAGAAATGCAGAGGATATCTTTGAAGAGTTCTATGGAGACAACCCTTTTGGATTTGGATCATCTGGACCTCATGGAAGGTCCAGGTTCCAAACTGAGGGAGGCGGATCATTCAGCGGATTCCATGCGCCGCTGAAGAAGCCGCCTCCTGTCGAGAGCAAGTTGGCATGTAGTTTGGAAGAGTTATACATGGGTTCCACAAGAAAAATGAAGATCTCAAGGATTGTTATGGATGCTAATGGGTGAGTATGTAGTATCTTGATCTCTATTTCTTCAAGAAAATTGATTTGCTATTTACTCTTCAAAATAACCAGTTAATTCAAACCAATCTGAATTGGTCGAGTAGTTCACTTGTCCACTTAAACAAATGTCGAGAGTTCAAATCCTGTATTGTATGTCGAGTAGTTCACTTGTCCACTTAAACAAATGTCGAGAGTTCAAATCCTGTATTGTATATGCAACAACTCATTGGTCAAATGTAAACCCTTAAAGGAGTATAAACTTCTATTGTGGTCTTATTATTGCCATCTCATAAATCAAAATTGCTTTTGTAGGAGGCCAAACCCACTGAGATATTAACAATTGACATAAAGCCAGGTTGAAAAAAAGGAACAAAGATCACATTCCCAGACAAAGGTAACCAGCATATAAACCAGCTTCCAGCAGACCAAGGGCAAGGCTCAGGAGAGCATTGGGTGGTTGAAATTGGAATGATTTGAGAAGTTGTATTCTCTTCACACTccttttgtttcaaattttgTGTCCAGATACACTTTGTATTCATATACATCGATTTTTCAAAGGAAATGTGATTGGTGAATGTACATAGATCTTTTAcccttttgaaaaatggtttaaGTTAAACCACTCATTTCCTATGGTCCTATATTGTTTCTAGTCTATGATGTTCAATGGAAATGAATCAAATGATGTTGAGATGTTATTGTCAATGTTTAAAAATACTTAGTGGCTTTGTGTTTTGTGTGCGTTTTTCCTATGGTTTAAGTTTTCCTTTGctgcatataaaaaaattggtggaaaaagaaaaagtaaaaaacataccattcatattatttttataatactaTAATAGTTAGGGGTGTTCAAATCCAAACCGATCCAAATTAAACCGTTCATACAATCCAATTTAAATCGAAAACCGATTAAAACCGCACTAATTCGGATTtgattggattctattttttgcAAACCGCTGGATTAGATCGGATTTTGGATCTACTTTTCATAACCGATCAAATTCAATCTAAACTGCACAAtgtgctataatattattattttattattatatttacaattatacttataacatattcaatttgttatacatttttcttttattcatgtattattattattatttaataactattttatgttcaaaatgttatttatttatttattttaactaacctataattttatttctattgttatgttatcgttggtcttttaagatattgttaagacttgttatgtcattgttgattatttaaaatttgatgttgagacttgttatatgtatttaatttttttatttaaaaaatcgcAAATCTAAAACTGCTTGTAATCGGATCGGATTTTCAAGAAAAGTTTATCCAATCCAAATCGCACCGCACATAAATTAAGTATTCAAATCGGATGACTTTTTTCTTAAAACCGAACCAAATCGCACCACAAACACCCCCGAATAATAATAACCAAAACTGAATTTATTGAGTGATAAACACGTTTTTGATAGTCTCAAATTCAGGTTTTAAAATAGACAAAATgatttttactaaaaaaaaccgtcacaaatttttattaagtgTATTTCACACTACGATCAACATGTTCTTGTCATACACATACGCCATATTGAGAATAATTTACATTTTCTTCTCATATGTTTGGTTTAAGAGAAAATCCATAAAAGTTGTATTTAATATTGGAGAAATAATATTGTCACTCTTAGTTTTTGTAATGTCACTTCACgcgtgattttttttatattgtttatCAAAATAGAAGCGGTAAtgtctatttttaatatttaataaaaatttaaaaaagtatGAAATAATGTAATAATGGTTTTATGAACAAAGAAACCATTTATGGCCAGAAGTAAATAGCTATGATACATGGACACTGACACAGATTTGTGACACGACACGATATGAAATAcgtaaatatattaattttaaaattttataagacatggtgacatgcatatatataaaatataaaatatatttttggatgaattgtaatgaaattttaatattttattgatattaaaatataaattaatttattaattatttttaatatcttttttaattatataaagtatttaaaatatttttattgtaataaataataatatatagaatatatacctattttggtcctcaaagaatttcagactggacactttagtccccaactaaaattaattactcgattggtccCTAACAATTAATTCCGTCAGTCATTTAGGTCCTTTACTCCGTTAACTCTAACGGAGGACAAAATAGTCCTTGACAACTCTAACAGGGGACAAACCGGTCCCTGATCTCCTCTGTTAGACTGTCTTCTCCTAATTTtcatcatatctcgcataacacTAGCAGTCTAACACTGTAACTTCAAACTACACCATGCACACTCTATAAATTTAatgttcacaagaaaaaaaattcttaacttGTTCTCAACCAATTTATACTCGAAAAACTAATGCCTATATCTCTCAACTAGTTATCGTCTTTGACGGATCCCATGAATCTAGACAGCAAGTCTGATTTATTAAGACCCGTTGTCGTCGTTGtcatctccctcctcctctgcCCTATCATCTCCATGACCACATTGTCCACCACTTCGATCGCTTCCTTCAGCTTCTTCTCCAAACCAATGTTCAGTAATCGCTTCAATTTCCATATGAGCGGCAACGGCGACATTGCTCGTTGTACTGATAGCTTGGATGCGAGGTCAAAGCTGTCTGCCAACTTGGACTCTGAAaaagaaggaatgaagcactcggtatctattttaaatgagaatttgcatatgATGTCGAAGGAGAATCTTCTCATGATGTCCTAATATCCAACAATTTATATTGCTTGCCGGAGAGTGGAGAAAGGCGTGCCCTTGGAGTAGTTGTGGAACTTGGTTTTGAGGATTTCGTGGATGTGTCGGGGTTAGAGGTGATGTTATTGAAGACGTGGAAGTTGATGCTTTTGGTGGGTGAAgtgcagaggaggtggatgtacCAGTCACAAGGATTTAGGATGTGTGTGGTCCATGACATGTTGAGGTAGGTGCGACACGTGTGATAATTATACCATGGCTTAATCTTGGAGCTAAAGAGAAGGAAGGAAAAGATGGAAAAGAAGACTGTGAAGGTGAAGAATGAGAGTATGAATGTTAgggttatgcgagatatgataaaaattgaGGAAGAACAGTATCGTTTTCGAATAAAGGGGTCAGGGATTATTTTGTCCCTTGTTAGAATtgtcagggaccattttgtTCCCTATTAGAGTTGTTAGGAACTATTTTGTCTTCCGTTAGAGTTAACGGAGTAAATgacctaagtgactgacggaattaattgttagggatcaattgagtaattaattttagttggggactaaagtgtccagtctgaaattctttgaggaccaaaataaatatatactctaatatatactatttctaAATTCATTTTCAAGAATAAGGTTGGATACACTAACCTGTGATGGTATTTAAGTGAATCCAAGTGTATTTggagaaattttttatttcttattaaaAGACATAGCAGATACGAGTATCGGATGAATGTCGATGAGTGTCGTATTTAAAATGTGTCCGACACGTAAACATGACAACTTAACAAAATGTCCATGCTTCACAGAGTTGTACATGTACTTTTGATACataaagattttataattatctttatgtaaaaatatttctattttattattagatgataaattataaaatttgtttatgatacgatataaaaatattatctttatttaaagTATGCCATAATTAATTAGAATGGGAAAGGCGGATCCAGCTTTCATCCAAGAATTCAGTAAAGCAGAAGGGATCCCAGTGATCAAGAGAAAAAGACACTACTCCTGTCCTGCCTTTGAAATGCTTGTGAAAGAAATTGTCCGTACATGCAAAGAGTGGGGGAATCTTTTAGATAAtcactattaaaaaataactcAGTTTATCTCTTATCATAATCCCAATTAAAGAGATTAAGAGAGATAACTTTTCATGATTAGTGAGAGATAAAAGTCTTAGCACACAACATTGATTAGTTTCACATACATACCCTTTTTGTTGTATTGAGATGTATGCCAAGAATATGCTAAGGACATGGTAAAAGTAGCATTGGAGTTGATAAGACCAAGAAGACAGATGAGATTTTGATAAGAACAATGCGAGAGTAAGAGGGAAAAGAATGACAAACCGTAATCAGTGAAAGTGACATCTTTCAAGAAATTTTCTCTCGTGTAAAGAGATTTTGCATAGTAAAAAGTTTTATAGATGATATCAAATTGTTTGGTtgatgtttttgttttgttttgcttACGTACAAGGATTATTAAAAAGAgaattactaaaaataatttagaaggAATCGACACGAAGAAGTCGGccccaaaataaaaaagttacaaaaagtaattcttgaaagaaatctgacaaaggtccaaaaaagaggattactaaaaataacttagaagggaccgacaCGAAGAGGTCGgtcccaaaataaaaaagttataaaaattaatctctgaaagagacctgacaaatgtccaaaaaagaggattactaaaaataacttagaagagaccGACGCGAAGAGGTCGGCTCCCAAAatcaaaaagttataaaaagtgctctgaaagagaaagaggattactaaaaataacttagaaaggaCCGACGCAAAGAGATCGGAGGTCGGCccccaaaataaaaaagttataaaaagtaatttctgaaagagacctgacaaaggccCAAAAAagataattactaaaaataacttagaagggaccgacatgactaagtcaactccctacaaacaagttataaaaaataatccctaaaagagacctgataaaggtccaagaaagaggattactagaaataactcataaaggaccgacatgatgaagtcggtcCCCCACAAAAAGAGGATTTcttattgactaatcattaattctacaaatatttaaatcatacccaataTTCATTCAACTAGCACCTTAGGGTATTAGGTGtccggaatcaaagtataataaatacattattaattattatgacAGTCGCAGGTCAAAGGAAAATCTATTACTATATTCTTCTTGAGAATGTCCTATTAACAAATATATGGTAATTATAACCATTTAGGAATTATCAAAGTCAGTCAGTtcaatggttatatctctatatgtaccatctatatatataatttaataaatgagatctattaatcttcatccaatgaagattatatatatatatatatatatatatatatatatatatatatatatatatatatatatatatatatatatgttgatttttttcggattattaatgtcctttttaataatcctatgaccaagaacaatttagattaaattataaaagatttatctctcaatattatgatcactgtcacaatgataaatctttaaatttaatcaagaacattattatattaacattttagtataataataataacaaattatttgacatATAATTAATTGAATTGTGGTCATACT includes:
- the LOC130963220 gene encoding uncharacterized protein LOC130963220, which translates into the protein MAILVLSDPQKRVIYDQQGEEGLKHMPPPGNEPTNGFNPRNAEDIFEEFYGDNPFGFGSSGPHGRSRFQTEGGGSFSGFHAPLKKPPPVESKLACSLEELYMGSTRKMKISRIVMDANG